One window of the Plasmodium relictum strain SGS1 genome assembly, chromosome: 1 genome contains the following:
- a CDS encoding DNA mismatch repair protein MSH2, putative gives MSENILPNTSILDCNTVISFNLEIKSNIRYVGICIYNLDTNEFSLCEYIENEHFTTLESILIQCRPSCFLFLSSNDSIDDKRIKMILNLCEIKLEELSKNDFQSESIENDLNKLLKENNIKNYISFLNLSIACKSLCSIIKYLSLLNDDSAISKCTLKNYNINEYVKLDKAAIISLNLFQDKSEEKKKNANSITLYSFLNKCKTKIGERKLLQWITHPIRDLKKINERLDMVEILKEDSVTRSIIQSDYLRKVCDLQHIIKKFKLVTNTINDKKKISRNKNWCTIEDLVKLYDCIIVSKKIYYCLSDYQGRYRKTLENNFLNPLKNIIISFDSFLKLVELTVDFEEIENNNYIISRKFDEHLEKLANEKDHVYNLIKEHKIEVEEDINFLKGTKKIGTKEDIKLVECNTNVFLFRAVKKDINYIQQRKKVYFQVRMNKSEILFHTNKLKDLCKKYENILYDYNIAQQELADKAIQVACSYWEQVIKLSEIISEIDVLCSFALASTSSISSYVRPILEENGRILQMKDSRHPLLESNFLLMNNFIPNDVYMNKDDKRLNIITGPNMGGKSTYIRQIALICLMAQLGSFVPCSYAKLPIFSQIMCRVGSSDIQLKGISTFFSEMIEISAIIKNADEKTLVIIDELGRGTSTYEGFGISWSIANYILNKIKCFCLFATHFHEMSNLEEECPSVINNHVAAKIDKERKKISFLYEIKKGYADKSYGVHVAQIAKLPKNVIDKAFEKSKELESVENRHYFKTKLKLKNLENDQINTCNQYQMHLKNIFNVNEEKEFISNVKESYSALKEILNEI, from the coding sequence ATGAGCGAAAACATTTTACCTAACACATCTATATTAGATTGTAATACTGTGATAAGCtttaatttagaaataaaaagtaacATAAGATATGTTGGAATATGCATTTATAATTTAGATACTAATGAGTTTTCTTTATGtgaatatatagaaaatgaGCACTTTACTACTTTAGAATCCATTTTAATTCAGTGTAGACCTTcctgttttttatttttatctagtAATGATTCAATAGAtgataaaagaataaaaatgatattaaatttatgtgAAATAAAGTTAGAAGAGTTATCAAAGAATGATTTTCAATCGGAATCTATTGAAAATGacttaaataaattattaaaagaaaataatattaagaattatatatcatttttaaatttatcaaTTGCATGCAAGTCATTGTGtagtataataaaatatttaagtttACTTAATGATGATAGTGCAATTAGTAAGTgtactttaaaaaattataacattAATGAATATGTAAAGTTAGATAAAGCGGCAATTATCTCCTTGAACTTATTTCAAGATAAAtctgaagaaaaaaaaaaaaatgctaaTTCAATAACATTATATAGCTTTCTTAATAAAtgtaaaacaaaaatagGAGAAAGGAAACTACTACAATGGATTACTCATCCAATAagagatttaaaaaaaataaatgaaagaTTAGATATGgtagaaatattaaaagaagatagtGTAACAAGATCTATTATACAGTCAGACTATTTAAGAAAAGTGTGTGATTTACAACATATAATTAAGAAATTTAAATTAGTCACAAATACAATTAatgataagaaaaaaattagtagaaataaaaattggtGTACTATTGAAGATTTAGTTAAATTATATGATTGTATAATtgtatcaaaaaaaatttattattgtttAAGTGATTATCAAGGAAGATACAGAAAAACATtggaaaataattttttaaatcctttaaaaaatattattattagtttTGACTCATTTTTAAAGCTAGTAGAATTAACTGTTGATTttgaagaaatagaaaacaATAATTACATAATATCACGTAAATTTGATGAACATCTAGAAAAATTAGCAAATGAAAAAGATCatgtatataatttaataaaagaacaTAAAATAGAAGTAGAAGAAGatatcaattttttaaaaggaacaaaaaaaataggaactaaagaagatattaaattAGTAGAATGTAATActaatgtatttttatttagggcagtaaaaaaagatataaattacatacaacaaagaaaaaaagtttattttcAAGTTAGAATGAACAAAAGTGAGATTTTATTTCatacaaataaattaaaagatttatgtaaaaaatacGAAAATATATTGTATGATTATAATATAGCTCAACAAGAACTAGCTGATAAAGCTATACAAGTAGCATGTTCTTATTGGGAACAAGTTATAAAATTGTCAGAAATTATTTCAGAAATTGATGTATTATGTTCTTTTGCTTTAGCTAGTACATCAAGTATATCTTCATATGTAAGACCAATATTAGAAGAAAATGGGCGCATTTTACAAATGAAGGATTCTCGTCATCCTTTACTTgaatcaaattttttattaatgaataattttatacCTAACGATGTTTATATGAATAAAGATGATAAAagattaaatataattactgGTCCTAATATGGGAGGAAAAAGTACATATATCAGGCAAATAGCTTTGATATGCCTAATGGCTCAATTAGGTTCTTTTGTTCCTTGTTCTTATGCAAAGCTACCAATTTTCTCTCAAATTATGTGTAGAGTTGGCTCTTCGGATATACAACTTAAAGGAATATCTACTTTTTTTTCAGAAATGATTGAAATTTCTgctattataaaaaatgctGATGAAAAAACCCTAGTAATTATTGACGAATTAGGAAGAGGGACTTCTACTTATGAAGGATTTGGTATTAGTTGGTCTATTgctaattatattttaaacaaaataaaatgcTTCTGCTTATTTGCTACTCATTTTCATGAAATGTCAAATTTAGAGGAAGAATGCCCAAGTGTTATCAATAATCATGTTGCAGCTAAAATTgataaagaaagaaaaaaaatttccttcttatatgaaattaaaaaaggatATGCTGATAAAAGTTATGGAGTTCATGTTGCACAAATAGCCAAATTACCAAAAAATGTTATTGATAAAGCTTTTGAAAAATCTAAAGAATTAGAATCAGTAGAAAATAGGCATTATTTCAAAAccaaattaaaattaaaaaacctGGAAAATGATCAGATAAATACTTGTAATCAATACCAAatgcatttaaaaaatattttcaatgtaaatgaagaaaaagaatttatttcTAATGTAAAGGAAAGTTATTCTGCcctaaaagaaatattaaacgAGATATAG
- the RAMA gene encoding rhoptry-associated membrane antigen, putative: MNILFLFLFFIPNILNYFEQLKNGISIYLKDLYTFIYLIIYLYFFLADKNKYAYENNLDNFYNFKEDISESSDSIFSNVLFENFVKKRYDDFLRFHQGFNFFKNNIKNNELFKTINNSTGIVSPKRISRKLYEDVLENHDNYDDEYFDEYSDEFNNNTNNKQSFLETDKEYYDENGYDDYEDQEENYSEESFLEKNENMNNDYDYDYVDEDYSKDNEQNNSYEEDEYDGYDTNNESEENLLKANDNFSNEGNSAFSSKFLETDNNDHGIVDGESFLEKQPHDDYYDEYENEFDEYDPEYNEDSYDQSFLEKAGGSDEYEESSDEYNGEFNDEYNDDSNGDHYKDEDNEGYEGFVDFDEQMNEGEDSFDNHHLNQINKVRDVHSFIQTDVKYINKLIDEHRDMNDNVKKEGNELKKKSVFKKNQIDDEKLIDAIEDIPSQELEELIKDDAKESKLNEHMDPTLKDEDNMKSNTNNENLENEETNDMRENNNMGDVTLSEDITENSVEESLENPTSEEVVVGMSEEKDNILKNELEENTNQDEDIEDLDENLMDQGVNENTLLKDNEDINRHKLVHHMRRENNIYPHNHHAVSNKKEINKNTTNNGSNGILDNNKHGQNEIIANESQEDFNPPVVEAREIDTDNEKDINEKKSSGSISIISSLVIFFITYLYLMN, translated from the exons atgaatattttgtttttgtttttattttttattccaaatattttaaattattttgagcaattaaaaaatggaaTTT CAATTTATTTAAAGGATTTGTacacatttatatatttaattatatatttatatttttttttagctgataagaataaatatgcgtatgaaaataatttagataacttttataattttaaggaGGATATTTCTGAAAGTAGtgattctattttttcaaatgtattatttgaaaattttgttaaaaaaagatatgatGATTTTTTAAGATTTCATCAaggttttaatttttttaaaaataatatcaaaaataatgaattattcAAAACAATAAATAATTCTACAGGAATTGTTTCACCAAAAAGAATATCTAGGAAATTATATGAAGATGTATTAGAAAATCATGACAATTATGACGATGAATATTTCGATGAATATTCTGatgaatttaataataatactaataataaACAAAGTTTTTTAGAGACTGATAAAGAATATTATGATGAAAATGGTTACGATGATTATGAAGACCAAGAAGAGAATTATAGTGAAGAAAGTTTTctagaaaaaaatgagaataTGAATAATGATTATGATTATGATTATGTTGATGAAGATTATAGTAAAGATAATGAACAAAATAATAGTTACGAAGAGGATGAATATGATGGTTATGACACTAATAATGAAAGTGAAGAAAACCTATTAAAAgcaaatgataatttttctaatgaAGGAAATAGTGctttttcttctaaatttTTAGAAACAGATAACAATGATCATGGGATCGTTGATGGAGAAAGCTTTTTGGAAAAACAACCACATGATGATTATTATGATGAATATGAAAATGAATTTGATGAATATGATCCTGAATATAATGAAGATAGTTATGATCAAAGTTTTTTAGAAAAGGCAGGAGGTAGTGATGAATACGAAGAGTCCAGTGATGAATACAATGGTGAGTTTAATGATGAATATAATGATGATTCTAATGGAGATCATTATAAAGATGAGGATAATGAAGGTTATGAAG GGTTTGTAGATTTTGATGAGCAAATGAATGAAGGTGAAGATTCATTTGATAATCATCATTTaaatcaaattaataaagttcGAGATGTTCATTCTTTTATACAAACCGACGTCAAATATATCAATAAACTAATTGATGAACATAGAGATATGAATGATAATGTTAAAAAGGAAGGAAAcgaattaaagaaaaaatcagtgtttaaaaaaaatcaaattgatgatgaaaaattaatagatgCAATTGAAGATATTCCTAGCCAAGAATTAGAAGAATTAATTAAAGATGATGCTAAAGAATCAAAACTTAATGAACATATGGATCCCACTTTAAAGGATGAAGATAATATGAAAAGTAAtacaaataatgaaaatttggAAAATGAAGAAACTAATGATATGagagaaaataataacatgGGTGATGTAACATTGAGTGAAGATATTACTGAAAATTCCGTTGAAGAATCGTTAGAAAATCCAACTTCTGAAGAAGTTGTTGTTGGCATGAGCGAGGAAAAAGACAACATACTGAAAAATGAGCTTGAAGAAAATACAAATCAAGATGAGGATATAGAAGATTTGGATGAAAACTTAATGGACCAAGGAGTTAATGAAAATACTTTATTAAAGGATAATGAAGATATTAATAGGCATAAATTGGTACATCATATGAGAAGAGAAAATAACATTTATCCTCATAATCATCATGCtgtttcaaataaaaaagaaataaataaaaatactacAAATAATGGAAGTAATGGAATATTAG ataataataaacatGGACAAAATGAGATAATTGCAAATGAATCCCAAGAAg ATTTTAATCCTCCCGTTGTTGAAGCTAGGGAAATTGATACTGATAATGAGAAAG atataaatgaaaaaaaatcaagTGGTTCTATATCAATCATTAGTTctttagtaattttttttattacctacttatatttaatgaattaa
- a CDS encoding AAA family ATPase, putative: MNFPNISKKIASPVNAGKSGSSDEKIREHITGNFDPTALERGAKALKELDQSSNSSKAFELIKLQELTKQKEYEKQMEELSLQRAQYLSNRTRIENEEKRKTINYQQEQERITAEYKTRLEAEAYQKKLMDQQKQNEEWLRNQHEQYLRQENIRKRNELELLNLKMKQIREEKSLERENMKAKIHEENKGLIERERKNLDIHLKTLRTKADEERKTKLESINKYFEQINNSMFLFLNDKQKLYRFVLTITLTSVGIYTTKHTTRVIRTYVETKLGKPKLIRETSLWHINKFFDLFNLKKNFSIFKNFITKKNKDKNIFDQIILNEELQEKLTWSINSLKNSKKYDLYLKNILLHGPPGTGKTLFAKTLSYFSNFDYIIINGGDVSALGVHASVELNKIFEFIKKRKNKKCIIFIDEAEAFLRKGRNESSPHFSESLRNALASFLFHTGSESKKFSVILATNCKDILDTAVIDRIDEQYNFDIPKIKEIKKMLSYYFNKYVFPLKKYNIVIDTCINDEYLEDLSNKLYGLSGRQISKLCLNIQNCVFGSNSKIVSKELIDLIVNWNLSNSFDKNEKVENTSSINSNANKSNSDYFNNTSENNSKNEHPYRQKNKIFINNKL; the protein is encoded by the coding sequence atgaattttccTAATATATCTAAAAAGATTGCTTCACCAGTTAATGCTGGTAAGTCTGGTTCTTCAGATGAGAAAATTAGAGAGCATATTACTGGTAATTTTGATCCAACTGCTTTAGAAAGAGGTGCTAAAGCATTAAAAGAACTAGATCAATCCTCTAATTCAAGCAAAGCTtttgaattaataaaattacaagaattaacaaaacaaaaagaatATGAAAAACAAATGGAAGAACTATCTTTACAAAGAGCTCAATATTTGAGCAATAGAACTAGaattgaaaatgaagaaaaaagaaaaacaataAACTATCAGCAAGAACAAGAAAGAATAACAGCTGAATATAAAACAAGATTAGAAGCAGAAgcatatcaaaaaaaattaatggatcaacaaaaacaaaatgaAGAATGGTTAAGAAATCAACATGAACAATATTTAAGGcaagaaaatataagaaaaagaaatgaacTAGAAttgttaaatttaaaaatgaaacagATAAGAGAAGAAAAATCTCTAGAAAGAGAGAATATGAAAGCTAAAATacatgaagaaaataaaggaTTGATCGaaagagaaagaaaaaatttagatattcatttaaaaacatTAAGAACTAAAGCAGATGAAGAAAGGAAAACAAAATTAgaaagtataaataaatattttgagcaaataaataattctatgtttttatttttaaatgataagCAAAAGCTATACAGATTTGTTCTTACAATTACATTAACATCAGTTGGAATATATACTACTAAGCATACTACTCGAGTTATTAGAACATATGTTGAGACAAAATTAGGTAAGCCCAAATTGATTAGAGAAACATCTCTTTGGCATATTAACAAgttttttgatttatttaacttgaaaaaaaatttctcaatttttaaaaactttataacaaaaaaaaataaagacaaaaatatttttgatcaaattatattaaatgaagaattaCAAGAAAAATTAACTTGGTCTATTAACAGTTTGAAGAATTCCAAAAAATATgatctttatttaaaaaatattttattacatGGACCTCCAGGAACAGGAAAAACACTATTTGCTAAAACTTTATCTTATTTTAGTAATTttgattatataattataaatggTGGAGATGTTAGTGCATTGGGTGTACATGCATCtgttgaattaaataaaattttcgaatttattaaaaaaagaaaaaataaaaaatgtataatttttattgatGAAGCAGAAGCTTTTTTAAGAAAAGGAAGAAACGAATCATCTCCTCATTTTTCGGAAAGTCTTAGGAATGCTTTAGCttcctttttatttcacACAGGAAGtgaatcaaaaaaattttcagtAATTTTAGCAACCAATTGTAAGGATATCTTAGATACAGCTGTTATTGATAGAATTGATGAACAATACAATTTTGATATTCccaaaattaaagaaattaaaaaaatgctttcatattattttaataaatatgttttccctttaaaaaaatataatattgttATTGATACATGTATTAATGATGAATATTTAGAAGATTTATCAAACAAATTATATGGATTATCAGGCAGACAGATATCTAAGTTATGCttaaatattcaaaattGTGTTTTTGGTAGTAATTCTAAAATTGTTTCAAAAGAATTAATTGATTTGATAGTAAACTGGAATTTAAGCAATTCATTTGATAAAAACGAAAAAGTTGAAAACACTTCGAGCATAAATTCAAATGCAAATAAATCAAACTCCgattattttaataacacaagtgaaaataattcaaaaaatgaaCATCCATATAGacagaaaaataaaattttcatcaaTAATAAGTTGTAA